A single genomic interval of Methylophilales bacterium MBRSF5 harbors:
- a CDS encoding 50S ribosomal protein L34, whose amino-acid sequence MKRTYQPSKVKRARTHGFLVRMKTKGGRSVIASRRAKGRARLGL is encoded by the coding sequence ATGAAACGTACATATCAGCCTTCTAAGGTAAAAAGAGCAAGAACACATGGCTTTTTAGTTAGAATGAAAACTAAGGGCGGAAGATCTGTTATCGCTTCAAGAAGAGCTAAAGGACGAGCAAGGTTAGGTCTTTAA